A region of the Pantoea alfalfae genome:
GCCGTCATCTAATTGCAACGCAGCCAGCACGCTGCCGGTCCGACGCCAGCGATCACCCATCTGCAACTCCAGCGGGGCATTGGCTTCCGGCAGATGACTGGCCTGACCCGCCAGCCAGTAAAGCGCGCGTTTATTGGCACCGCGATATTTCGCCCTCGCGACCATCTCCTGACCGGCATAGCAGCCCTTTTTAAAGCTGATGGCATCCAGCGCCTGCAGGTTAGTGGCCTGGGGAATAAACTGCACGCTGGTGGCCGGATCGATCACCGGAATGCCCGCTTCAATCTCCAGCGCCAGCCACTGCTGACTGTCATTGAACTGTGCATCATCGTTGAGCTTCTGCTTCAGCGCTTCTGCCTGAGACAGCGAAGTGACAATCAGAAAACGCTCGGCCGGATGGGCAAACCATAGCAGCGTCGTTTCGCCCTGCTGTACCACCGGTTTCTCGCTGTCGGGCAGGCTATCAAACAGATTCGCCAGCGCAGCGCGCGCCTGAAAACCGGCAACGCCCAGCAGAACGGACTCATCGTCAGCCGCCATCGTCACTTTCGAAAACACGGCGTATTTCTTTAACTCAGTCAACTGGGTGTCGCGCAGTTCACGGCGGATCAAATAGGCATAGCCTTCGCCGCGATGGAACAGGCGCATATTGCTCCACATTTTGCCTTTGGCATCACAGTGTGCGGCGGGCGAATGGTGGTCTGCATCCAGCGCCGCGACATCCAGCGTTAACTGACCCTGCAGGTAAGCGGTGCTGTCGGCACCGGTAATGGAAACCAGCGCCCAGCTATCCAGTGACATCAGGGTTAGCGGCAGACGAGACGACGCGGCAGGCTGGCGCGGCGGTAAAGTAAATGTGGGCATGGAGATATCCTGTATAAGAAGGTTCATCCGGAATAATATCTTCAATGTTAAAAGAGCCGACTGGCAATGCAACCTGTTTACGGAAAACGGCGCACAAAAGGCGTGATAACCCTGAAAAAATCCAGCCTGAAATGTGGCAGGTTGCACAGCCTGCGACGCTGTGCCTGCGAGCCGCAGTAAACCAGGTTACACTAGCGGCCACGTTGAGAATTGTGGAAATTGATGCATGGATATTAATGATAAATCACGTATTCAGTGGGCCTGCCGTCGCGGCATGCTGGAGCTGGATGTGGCGATTATGCCGTTCTTCAAATTTGAGTATGACACGCTGAACGACACCGATAAGCAGGTCTTTGTTGCCCTGTTGAAGAGTGACGATCCCGATCTGTTTAACTGGCTGATGAACCACGGTGAGCCAGCC
Encoded here:
- the ygfZ gene encoding tRNA-modifying protein YgfZ: MPTFTLPPRQPAASSRLPLTLMSLDSWALVSITGADSTAYLQGQLTLDVAALDADHHSPAAHCDAKGKMWSNMRLFHRGEGYAYLIRRELRDTQLTELKKYAVFSKVTMAADDESVLLGVAGFQARAALANLFDSLPDSEKPVVQQGETTLLWFAHPAERFLIVTSLSQAEALKQKLNDDAQFNDSQQWLALEIEAGIPVIDPATSVQFIPQATNLQALDAISFKKGCYAGQEMVARAKYRGANKRALYWLAGQASHLPEANAPLELQMGDRWRRTGSVLAALQLDDGISWIQVVLNNDLEPDSVLRVEGDEGGHLTIQPLPYSLDES
- the sdhE gene encoding FAD assembly factor SdhE; this translates as MDINDKSRIQWACRRGMLELDVAIMPFFKFEYDTLNDTDKQVFVALLKSDDPDLFNWLMNHGEPADPELKRMVKLIQQRNHDRGPVAM